The genome window TTAACAGCAGTGAAGGTGTGTCTACCAGAGGAGCATCCACTCAGACCCATCGCCCCAAGCAGTACCTTGTCAGACCCAGCTTTGTTTTGGATAGGCCTGAGCTCACGGTGACAGACACGACTTCCTCTGATGACCAGAGCACAGGAGGAGGGGCCACtggtgagaggaggggaccaGCAAAGAGTAGGAAAGGTGAGTGTATTAGATTAATACTAGTGTATATAGTGTCtacagcatacatgtaccactcaatgCTACTAATGAGTACTTCATTATAGGTTGACGCTCGACCCCCCTCCTAAATTTGTCAGTTATAGTACCTTAGAATGCACCAGATGCGATTTCAGACAGTCTATAAAAACACAAATGTTGTGGGAGGCATACCCTCAGACCTCCTGGATATCCgacttgcccccccccccccttgaaAAATATGCCtgctaatgtgtgtgtgtggtatttcatttactgtacaatgtatgtattatTGTGATCTCAAGAACCTCTCCACTTTctgcctacatgtacattactatGTTTAACTGTTTTGTCCAGGTGAGGGAATGAAGACACTCCTCTCAATGATTCAAGCCCAACATCAATCCTGGAATGATCGTCTCAAAAAAAGGGAAGAGCTCATCAAACCTCTCTCACAGTCAGAGGACGAGGGCACTGTGGACTCACTCTCAGTCTACTCACTCTCAACAAGGTAGCTCTTAATTTAATAATCTCCCATGCCAAATTCCCCTCATTTGTTTGTGCAGGGAGTCAACAGCGTCCCCCAGTGAACAAGTACAGCATCCAACTCAACAATCTGACCTTTCAACTAGCTCTAACCAACTCAGCATTTCTCAATATCAAGCATCTCTTGAAGCCTCAACACTTCCAATGGCTCCCCTATCCCCACCACCACACTCTCACGCCAAGGCTCCGCAATCTGACCTTTCAACTAGCTCTAACCAACTCAGCATTTCTCAATATCAAACATCTCTTGAAGCCTCAACACTTCCAATGGCTCCCCTATCCCCACCACCACACTCTCACGCCAAGGCTCCGCAATCTGACCTTTCAACTAGCCCTGACCAACTCAGCATTTCTCAATATCAAACATCTCTTGAAGCCTCAACACTTCCAATGGCTCCCCTACCCCCACCACCACACTCTCACGCCAAGGCTCCGCAATCTGACCTTTCAACTAGCCCTAACCAACTCAGCATTTCTCAATATCAAGCATCTCTCGAAGCCTCAACACTACCACCACACTCTCACGCCATCGCAACTCAGTCTGATATTTCAACTAGCTCTAACCAACTCAGCATTTCTCGATATCAAACATCTCTTGAAGCCTCAACACTTCCAATGGCTCCCCCATCCCCACCATCACACTCTCACGCCAAGGCTCCACAACCATCACACCTTCACACCAAGCCTCTCACAATACCTCACCCCCTAGCTCgacacacacaaaagtacgAGTCAACTACAAACACGCAAGTCGAACCCACTTCTCCACAACCGCCCCCAACAGCAAATCCTTTTCAAGAATATGCCCACACTTTAATTGTCAATGAGAACATCCCAGAGACTGTATTGTCATCCAGCGCTGCACACAAACCATTGCTCTCAGTCAGTGTCGACTCTGAGGACAAGTTTGATAGCTGCCTGTCTTCACCACGTGTACAGCTGCCACTCTCAGCACCTCCTACAAGTGCAACACAATCCATGAATATTCACTCCACAAACACATACGAGGACTCGCCAAATATGCTCGAATCATCAAGTTTAGAATTCACTCCACTTCCTATGGACAACAGAGACGTCACTCTCCCACAACACTCTGATGACAATCCTGAACTCTCTATACTAACGCTGGACAGCACACAACTGAGCCTCACAGCCCCCTCTCCACTCgtcacacacactaccactCACCGAGAGCCTATCAACACAGTCTACGAGCCTCCCACACAGACGAGCCCTTTAATGGCTACCTCAACACAACCTGAACCTCACGAGAGTGCTGCTAAGGAGTTGAGTATTCTAGATACGATTGAAGAAACCGATACTGAGATGGTGAACAATTCCGACTCGTTTAGAGGAGATAGGATGCAAGATGAGCCACCACTGAGTATTACTGGTCTGGACAGCACTGATTACAGCCATCTAATAACCCCTGGCCTGGCTGAGACCACACATAGCCCTCAGCACACCTCTCCTGTGAATGAGCAGTCAATCCAAGCCCCCACAActcaaagtacatgtattatgaggAAATACAATTCTCCTACTACTGAAACTATGACTGCCATGCCGTATTCACCAACTGTACGCTCTGGACTCGGTCTACAAGAAGCTTTTATGGAAAAAGATGATTCTTCTCCCACTGAAACTACAACTGCTGTGCTGTATTCACCAACTGTACATTCTGAACTCAGTCTACAAGAAGCTTTTAGGAGAAAATTTGATACTCCCACTTCTGAAACTACGAATGCTGTGGTCAATACACCAACTGCACACTCTGGACTCAGTCTACAAGAAGCTTTCCTACGTAGAAAGAAAGAATTTGTCAAGAAATCGCAACGAAGACTTAAACAAATCAAGGCCACCATTGAAAAGCAGAAAGCTCAACAAACATCAACTTCGAAACCGACTTCTGGTCACAAGCACAGCACTGGTGATACATATACGTCAAAAGAGTCTACTTCCAAATCCTTATTTGGTAGTCTCCAGAGACAGGAACTGGAATCTGGAGTAGAGAACCGGCGACGTGTGGTGACCTTCTCAAGCCCTTTACTTCAGAACCCTGATAGTACTGGGACTTTCAAACCACCAGTCAGACATAGAGGTACATGcgtgtgtacatataattatgtacatgtatatactttgTACAGGTACATTGAAAcggctagctatagtgtgtttgtgtcatTGGAACAGCCTTGTGTGTTTGCTGCAGTTCCTATCCATTCACCAAGTATTGTTCCTACAGGCCAACCTACTGACTGGATGTCCTCTCATGATAGGGAGCGGATAA of Halichondria panicea chromosome 9, odHalPani1.1, whole genome shotgun sequence contains these proteins:
- the LOC135341477 gene encoding centrosomal protein of 295 kDa-like, translating into MTTTKRRPFCHPSPNEETYLRQLKLEERRKARLLQVREQEKRLARQLREKVKTKRKTERKVLQEHVNTVLAEAHEVELRELEEKYLSRVNSVGQGHRDAQQVNEEENRLQELRLLLQAKQRWRAQDRHAAAMKELTDNQLKKKQSREQALHYRQQALQAEKRRANQLATTKSPTNKMIVMDFAVDRGRRVQFKEADSFSSSYYHIHNPVVQRLGTSDAAQPNAQKMAELQMEQDDKTKQSVAALQQEHDEKARLRYKHAMAKVKLEKERAQMLVELKSLEREDRSTRQKSLAKMPTNMFQPTHQRIEMASEQQREMEGAFERLFVRPQPQQGASVSHSLADHSTLSSLPDLSITDQSSTTHSEPLPEGDNYLRILTASPKATPDSGVHINSSVPSTEESVQPQSTQEYDGGMTDETENVTGRHDILHTRDSMTSSLSSSNDDSRPHQLSQSRQAWPASQGAGINSSEGVSTRGASTQTHRPKQYLVRPSFVLDRPELTVTDTTSSDDQSTGGGATGERRGPAKSRKGEGMKTLLSMIQAQHQSWNDRLKKREELIKPLSQSEDEGTVDSLSVYSLSTRESTASPSEQVQHPTQQSDLSTSSNQLSISQYQASLEASTLPMAPLSPPPHSHAKAPQSDLSTSSNQLSISQYQTSLEASTLPMAPLSPPPHSHAKAPQSDLSTSPDQLSISQYQTSLEASTLPMAPLPPPPHSHAKAPQSDLSTSPNQLSISQYQASLEASTLPPHSHAIATQSDISTSSNQLSISRYQTSLEASTLPMAPPSPPSHSHAKAPQPSHLHTKPLTIPHPLARHTQKYESTTNTQVEPTSPQPPPTANPFQEYAHTLIVNENIPETVLSSSAAHKPLLSVSVDSEDKFDSCLSSPRVQLPLSAPPTSATQSMNIHSTNTYEDSPNMLESSSLEFTPLPMDNRDVTLPQHSDDNPELSILTLDSTQLSLTAPSPLVTHTTTHREPINTVYEPPTQTSPLMATSTQPEPHESAAKELSILDTIEETDTEMVNNSDSFRGDRMQDEPPLSITGLDSTDYSHLITPGLAETTHSPQHTSPVNEQSIQAPTTQSTCIMRKYNSPTTETMTAMPYSPTVRSGLGLQEAFMEKDDSSPTETTTAVLYSPTVHSELSLQEAFRRKFDTPTSETTNAVVNTPTAHSGLSLQEAFLRRKKEFVKKSQRRLKQIKATIEKQKAQQTSTSKPTSGHKHSTGDTYTSKESTSKSLFGSLQRQELESGVENRRRVVTFSSPLLQNPDSTGTFKPPVRHRGQPTDWMSSHDRERIKKTEMRERNKRFYYKLPEVRKRMEEETRKQVYSVNRDKARSYQEKIRSKMKSQRAVAGKTQPKVVTDTCSTKTKTKPPFK